Part of the Grimontia kaedaensis genome is shown below.
GTGACCGCGGTGCTGGTAGCGCTGGCGTTGGTCGCACCGAAAGCAAAACAGCAGTACCAGAAGAACAAAAAGATGAAAGAAGCGGGGGCGGTGAAATGATCGAACTTAAAGACATTCAAGTTACCTTCAACCCCGGTACAGTGCTTGAAAACCGAGCCCTTCGCAGCGTTTCGCTTACTGTTCCTGAAAACCAATTTCTAACGATTATTGGCTCTAACGGTGCAGGTAAATCCACCCTACTTGGCGCAGTTTCCGGTGAAACGCCGATGGTTGGCGGCCGCGTGATTATTGATGGAACTGATGTGACTAAACAGCAGGTCCACCAGCGCGCTGCCCTCGCCGCCCGCGTTTTTCAGGATCCACTCGCAGGTACATGTGCCTCTTTGACCATAGAAGAAAACCTCGCGTTGGCTTATAAGCGCGGAAGTCTGCGTGGTTGGAGCCTTGCTTTGTCCGGAAAACGCCGTGAAGTCTTCAAAGAACGTATCTCGATTTTGGGATTGGGTCTGGAAGACCGTCTTGGCGACAGCATTGGCTTGCTTTCAGGTGGTCAACGTCAGGCAGTTAGCTTAGTCATGGCGACGCTCTCTGACAGTAAGCTGCTCTTGTTGGATGAGCATACAGCAGCGCTAGATCC
Proteins encoded:
- a CDS encoding ABC transporter ATP-binding protein, translating into MIELKDIQVTFNPGTVLENRALRSVSLTVPENQFLTIIGSNGAGKSTLLGAVSGETPMVGGRVIIDGTDVTKQQVHQRAALAARVFQDPLAGTCASLTIEENLALAYKRGSLRGWSLALSGKRREVFKERISILGLGLEDRLGDSIGLLSGGQRQAVSLVMATLSDSKLLLLDEHTAALDPRMAAFVIDLTKKVITEFGLTALMVTHSMKDALACGDRTVMLHQGEIVLDVEGEERANMGVPQLLEMFSKVRGEELADDSLLLS